A region of Argentina anserina chromosome 5, drPotAnse1.1, whole genome shotgun sequence DNA encodes the following proteins:
- the LOC126793206 gene encoding uncharacterized protein LOC126793206 isoform X1, which yields MKLHFDANFSIQKGKYNEDSKAASISIVASSTAGIVARLVSMRGNQNRRPSLPSQNGHVPPINTPTRRVALTPTERPPSDSISTDQDQNGSLHSQNAIEAIARNQTWWMNHQFAALQNTLLNDSPPPSAVIHAGPSGAATTPFTPSAGPQVLCQFGSFGQNPPPSPFTPFNHRTPPQTHIARFPPNLQFVTPPQQYGYPPPNYAYPPPPPQHVPNLELPRFNGQDVERYLRVNHIPASVWMTSYEVHHPNPTWADFTETQHAFNPHQPYPFPYSSPNRNTTWSFPPVSSTANYRLSNPNTNPSTTYRPNRTFPATEQRDRHARSLCIHCAEPYSSNHVCKQPVQCVNEPNPFISSRSVSTQSPMKPPRFVSVPDSGISSLSKPDDGAKFSLVSYNILAQAYVRSNFPHSPSACLNWKARSQAILSVLKNLGADFLCLQEVDEYESFYKRNMESSGYSSTYIQRRGKRHDGCGIFYKHNMAELVMEDFIDYNDLVDSIQGRKVLGVDIKYDEEASANKNVHSYSGSNKNDRGDPNDPCIRLKRDCVGLIAAFKFKGPSQNVVILANTHIYWDPDWEDVKLAQAKYLISRLSQFKKLISDKFGCTPLLLIAGDFNSTPGDKVYQYLISGNCSSSPTLDVLEDLPIPLCSVYASTRGEPPFTNYTPGFTGTLDYIFFSPSDQIQPVSFLELPEPESSDISGGLPNFNHPSDHLPIGAEFVISWE from the exons ATGAAGCTGCATTTTGATGCTAACTTTTCAATACAAAAGGGTAAATACAACGAGGACTCAAAAGCCGCGTCCATTAG TATTGTAGCCTCATCAACCGCCGGTATCGTCGCTCGGCTTGTTTCGATGCGTGGGAATCAGAACCGTCGCCCTTCCCTCCCTTCCCAAAATGGACACGTTCCACCCATCAACACCCCCACCCGACGAGTCGCACTCACACCAACTGAGCGACCCCCATCtgattccatctccaccgaccAAGACCAGAATGGCTCCCTTCATTCTCAGAACGCCATCGAGGCCATCGCCCGGAATCAAACGTGGTGGATGAACCACCAATTTGCAGCCCTGCAAAACACTCTGCTGAACGACTCTCCTCCACCGTCCGCAGTGATCCACGCCGGACCCTCGGGTGCTGCTACTACTCCATTCACACCATCAGCTGGGCCACAAGTACTATGTCAATTTGGGTCTTTCGGTCAAAACCCGCCGCCATCTCCTTTTACTCCCTTCAATCACCGCACTCCACCACAAACCCATATTGCTAGGTTCCCTCCAAATCTGCAATTTGTCACCCCACCACAGCAGTATGGCTACCCACCGCCCAATTATGCTtacccaccaccaccaccgcaaCATGTTCCCAACTTGGAATTGCCTCGGTTTAACGGCCAAGATGTCGAGAGGTATCTCCGTGTCAATCATATCCCTGCATCAGTTTGGATGACTTCTTACGAGGTTCACCACCCCAATCCCACTTGGGCTGACTTCACAGAGACACAACATGCTTTTAATCCTCACCAGCCTTACCCCTTTCCTTACTCATCTCCAAACCGAAACACCACTTGGTCATTCCCTCCAGTCTCCTCCACCGCCAACTACCGCCTTTCCAATCCAAACACCAACCCTTCCACCACATATCGCCCGAACCGTACCTTTCCCGCCACCGAGCAGCGTGACCGTCATGCTCGAAGCCTTTGTATCCATTGTGCTGAACCATACTCCAGCAATCATGTTTGCAAGCAACCTGTTCAATGCGTGAATGAACCAAATCCCTTCATCTCTTCAAG GAGTGTCTCTACCCAATCACCAATGAAGCCCCCAAGATTTGTTTCTGTCCCTGACAGTGGCATCTCCTCGCTGAGCAAACCTGATGATG GTGCCAAGTTTAGCCTTGTGTCTTATAACATTCTGGCTCAG GCATATGTGAGGAGTAACTTTCCACACTCTCCATCTGCTTGTCTCAA CTGGAAAGCCCGCTCGCAGGCAATTTTGAGTGTTCTTAAGAACCTTGGAGCCGATTTTCTCTGCCTacag GAAGTTGATGAGTACGAGAGCTTTTACAAACGAAATATGGAGAGCAGTGGTTATTCTAGTACTTACATTCAGAGGAGAGGGAAAAGGCACGACGGATGTGGAATTTTTTATAAGCATAACAT GGCAGAGTTGGTGATGGAGGATTTTATAGATTACAATGATCTTGTAGATTCGATTCAAGGGCGAAAGGTTCTGGGTGTTGATATAAAATATGACGAGGAAGCTAGCGCAAACAAAAATG TTCATTCTTATTCAGGTTCGAATAAGAATGATCGTGGAGATCCTAATGATCCTTGTATCAGGCTAAAACGTGATTGTGTGGGACTTATAGCCGCATTCAAGTTTAAAGGTCCTTCACAAAATGTTGTTATACTGGCAAACACTCATATTTACTG GGATCCAGATTGGGAAGACGTTAAGCTTGCACAAGCTAAATACCTGATATCACGCTTGTCTCAATTTAAGAAATTGATATCAGATAAGTTTGGGTGCACCCCATTATTACTTATAGCCGGTGACTTCAATTCAACCCCAGGAGATAAG GTTTACCAGTATCTTATTTCGGGCAACTGTTCATCTTCACCAACACTTGATGTTCTTGAAGATCTGCCTATTCCTTTGTGCAGTGTCTATGCTTCTACAAGGGGTGAACCACCTTTTACGAATTACACCCCTGGCTTCACAGGCACATTGGATTATATATTCTTTTCCCCTAGTGACCAAATACAGCCAGTCAGTTTCCTCGAGCTTCCAGAACCAGAATCCTCTGATATTAGTGGAGGATTACCCAACTTTAATCATCCAAGTGACCATTTACCAATTGGTGCTGAGTTTGTGATATCCTGGGAATAA
- the LOC126793206 gene encoding uncharacterized protein LOC126793206 isoform X3 → MKLHFDANFSIQKGKYNEDSKAASISIVASSTAGIVARLVSMRGNQNRRPSLPSQNGHVPPINTPTRRVALTPTERPPSDSISTDQDQNGSLHSQNAIEAIARNQTWWMNHQFAALQNTLLNDSPPPSAVIHAGPSGAATTPFTPSAGPQVLCQFGSFGQNPPPSPFTPFNHRTPPQTHIARFPPNLQFVTPPQQYGYPPPNYAYPPPPPQHVPNLELPRFNGQDVERYLRVNHIPASVWMTSYEVHHPNPTWADFTETQHAFNPHQPYPFPYSSPNRNTTWSFPPVSSTANYRLSNPNTNPSTTYRPNRTFPATEQRDRHARSLCIHCAEPYSSNHVCKQPVQCVNEPNPFISSRSVSTQSPMKPPRFVSVPDSGISSLSKPDDGAKFSLVSYNILAQAYVRSNFPHSPSACLKAELVMEDFIDYNDLVDSIQGRKVLGVDIKYDEEASANKNVHSYSGSNKNDRGDPNDPCIRLKRDCVGLIAAFKFKGPSQNVVILANTHIYWDPDWEDVKLAQAKYLISRLSQFKKLISDKFGCTPLLLIAGDFNSTPGDKVYQYLISGNCSSSPTLDVLEDLPIPLCSVYASTRGEPPFTNYTPGFTGTLDYIFFSPSDQIQPVSFLELPEPESSDISGGLPNFNHPSDHLPIGAEFVISWE, encoded by the exons ATGAAGCTGCATTTTGATGCTAACTTTTCAATACAAAAGGGTAAATACAACGAGGACTCAAAAGCCGCGTCCATTAG TATTGTAGCCTCATCAACCGCCGGTATCGTCGCTCGGCTTGTTTCGATGCGTGGGAATCAGAACCGTCGCCCTTCCCTCCCTTCCCAAAATGGACACGTTCCACCCATCAACACCCCCACCCGACGAGTCGCACTCACACCAACTGAGCGACCCCCATCtgattccatctccaccgaccAAGACCAGAATGGCTCCCTTCATTCTCAGAACGCCATCGAGGCCATCGCCCGGAATCAAACGTGGTGGATGAACCACCAATTTGCAGCCCTGCAAAACACTCTGCTGAACGACTCTCCTCCACCGTCCGCAGTGATCCACGCCGGACCCTCGGGTGCTGCTACTACTCCATTCACACCATCAGCTGGGCCACAAGTACTATGTCAATTTGGGTCTTTCGGTCAAAACCCGCCGCCATCTCCTTTTACTCCCTTCAATCACCGCACTCCACCACAAACCCATATTGCTAGGTTCCCTCCAAATCTGCAATTTGTCACCCCACCACAGCAGTATGGCTACCCACCGCCCAATTATGCTtacccaccaccaccaccgcaaCATGTTCCCAACTTGGAATTGCCTCGGTTTAACGGCCAAGATGTCGAGAGGTATCTCCGTGTCAATCATATCCCTGCATCAGTTTGGATGACTTCTTACGAGGTTCACCACCCCAATCCCACTTGGGCTGACTTCACAGAGACACAACATGCTTTTAATCCTCACCAGCCTTACCCCTTTCCTTACTCATCTCCAAACCGAAACACCACTTGGTCATTCCCTCCAGTCTCCTCCACCGCCAACTACCGCCTTTCCAATCCAAACACCAACCCTTCCACCACATATCGCCCGAACCGTACCTTTCCCGCCACCGAGCAGCGTGACCGTCATGCTCGAAGCCTTTGTATCCATTGTGCTGAACCATACTCCAGCAATCATGTTTGCAAGCAACCTGTTCAATGCGTGAATGAACCAAATCCCTTCATCTCTTCAAG GAGTGTCTCTACCCAATCACCAATGAAGCCCCCAAGATTTGTTTCTGTCCCTGACAGTGGCATCTCCTCGCTGAGCAAACCTGATGATG GTGCCAAGTTTAGCCTTGTGTCTTATAACATTCTGGCTCAG GCATATGTGAGGAGTAACTTTCCACACTCTCCATCTGCTTGTCTCAA GGCAGAGTTGGTGATGGAGGATTTTATAGATTACAATGATCTTGTAGATTCGATTCAAGGGCGAAAGGTTCTGGGTGTTGATATAAAATATGACGAGGAAGCTAGCGCAAACAAAAATG TTCATTCTTATTCAGGTTCGAATAAGAATGATCGTGGAGATCCTAATGATCCTTGTATCAGGCTAAAACGTGATTGTGTGGGACTTATAGCCGCATTCAAGTTTAAAGGTCCTTCACAAAATGTTGTTATACTGGCAAACACTCATATTTACTG GGATCCAGATTGGGAAGACGTTAAGCTTGCACAAGCTAAATACCTGATATCACGCTTGTCTCAATTTAAGAAATTGATATCAGATAAGTTTGGGTGCACCCCATTATTACTTATAGCCGGTGACTTCAATTCAACCCCAGGAGATAAG GTTTACCAGTATCTTATTTCGGGCAACTGTTCATCTTCACCAACACTTGATGTTCTTGAAGATCTGCCTATTCCTTTGTGCAGTGTCTATGCTTCTACAAGGGGTGAACCACCTTTTACGAATTACACCCCTGGCTTCACAGGCACATTGGATTATATATTCTTTTCCCCTAGTGACCAAATACAGCCAGTCAGTTTCCTCGAGCTTCCAGAACCAGAATCCTCTGATATTAGTGGAGGATTACCCAACTTTAATCATCCAAGTGACCATTTACCAATTGGTGCTGAGTTTGTGATATCCTGGGAATAA
- the LOC126793206 gene encoding uncharacterized protein LOC126793206 isoform X4 produces the protein MKLHFDANFSIQKGKYNEDSKAASISIVASSTAGIVARLVSMRGNQNRRPSLPSQNGHVPPINTPTRRVALTPTERPPSDSISTDQDQNGSLHSQNAIEAIARNQTWWMNHQFAALQNTLLNDSPPPSAVIHAGPSGAATTPFTPSAGPQVLCQFGSFGQNPPPSPFTPFNHRTPPQTHIARFPPNLQFVTPPQQYGYPPPNYAYPPPPPQHVPNLELPRFNGQDVERYLRVNHIPASVWMTSYEVHHPNPTWADFTETQHAFNPHQPYPFPYSSPNRNTTWSFPPVSSTANYRLSNPNTNPSTTYRPNRTFPATEQRDRHARSLCIHCAEPYSSNHVCKQPVQCVNEPNPFISSRSVSTQSPMKPPRFVSVPDSGISSLSKPDDGAKFSLVSYNILAQAYVRSNFPHSPSACLKAELVMEDFIDYNDLVDSIQGRKVLGVDIKYDEEASANKNGSNKNDRGDPNDPCIRLKRDCVGLIAAFKFKGPSQNVVILANTHIYWDPDWEDVKLAQAKYLISRLSQFKKLISDKFGCTPLLLIAGDFNSTPGDKVYQYLISGNCSSSPTLDVLEDLPIPLCSVYASTRGEPPFTNYTPGFTGTLDYIFFSPSDQIQPVSFLELPEPESSDISGGLPNFNHPSDHLPIGAEFVISWE, from the exons ATGAAGCTGCATTTTGATGCTAACTTTTCAATACAAAAGGGTAAATACAACGAGGACTCAAAAGCCGCGTCCATTAG TATTGTAGCCTCATCAACCGCCGGTATCGTCGCTCGGCTTGTTTCGATGCGTGGGAATCAGAACCGTCGCCCTTCCCTCCCTTCCCAAAATGGACACGTTCCACCCATCAACACCCCCACCCGACGAGTCGCACTCACACCAACTGAGCGACCCCCATCtgattccatctccaccgaccAAGACCAGAATGGCTCCCTTCATTCTCAGAACGCCATCGAGGCCATCGCCCGGAATCAAACGTGGTGGATGAACCACCAATTTGCAGCCCTGCAAAACACTCTGCTGAACGACTCTCCTCCACCGTCCGCAGTGATCCACGCCGGACCCTCGGGTGCTGCTACTACTCCATTCACACCATCAGCTGGGCCACAAGTACTATGTCAATTTGGGTCTTTCGGTCAAAACCCGCCGCCATCTCCTTTTACTCCCTTCAATCACCGCACTCCACCACAAACCCATATTGCTAGGTTCCCTCCAAATCTGCAATTTGTCACCCCACCACAGCAGTATGGCTACCCACCGCCCAATTATGCTtacccaccaccaccaccgcaaCATGTTCCCAACTTGGAATTGCCTCGGTTTAACGGCCAAGATGTCGAGAGGTATCTCCGTGTCAATCATATCCCTGCATCAGTTTGGATGACTTCTTACGAGGTTCACCACCCCAATCCCACTTGGGCTGACTTCACAGAGACACAACATGCTTTTAATCCTCACCAGCCTTACCCCTTTCCTTACTCATCTCCAAACCGAAACACCACTTGGTCATTCCCTCCAGTCTCCTCCACCGCCAACTACCGCCTTTCCAATCCAAACACCAACCCTTCCACCACATATCGCCCGAACCGTACCTTTCCCGCCACCGAGCAGCGTGACCGTCATGCTCGAAGCCTTTGTATCCATTGTGCTGAACCATACTCCAGCAATCATGTTTGCAAGCAACCTGTTCAATGCGTGAATGAACCAAATCCCTTCATCTCTTCAAG GAGTGTCTCTACCCAATCACCAATGAAGCCCCCAAGATTTGTTTCTGTCCCTGACAGTGGCATCTCCTCGCTGAGCAAACCTGATGATG GTGCCAAGTTTAGCCTTGTGTCTTATAACATTCTGGCTCAG GCATATGTGAGGAGTAACTTTCCACACTCTCCATCTGCTTGTCTCAA GGCAGAGTTGGTGATGGAGGATTTTATAGATTACAATGATCTTGTAGATTCGATTCAAGGGCGAAAGGTTCTGGGTGTTGATATAAAATATGACGAGGAAGCTAGCGCAAACAAAAATG GTTCGAATAAGAATGATCGTGGAGATCCTAATGATCCTTGTATCAGGCTAAAACGTGATTGTGTGGGACTTATAGCCGCATTCAAGTTTAAAGGTCCTTCACAAAATGTTGTTATACTGGCAAACACTCATATTTACTG GGATCCAGATTGGGAAGACGTTAAGCTTGCACAAGCTAAATACCTGATATCACGCTTGTCTCAATTTAAGAAATTGATATCAGATAAGTTTGGGTGCACCCCATTATTACTTATAGCCGGTGACTTCAATTCAACCCCAGGAGATAAG GTTTACCAGTATCTTATTTCGGGCAACTGTTCATCTTCACCAACACTTGATGTTCTTGAAGATCTGCCTATTCCTTTGTGCAGTGTCTATGCTTCTACAAGGGGTGAACCACCTTTTACGAATTACACCCCTGGCTTCACAGGCACATTGGATTATATATTCTTTTCCCCTAGTGACCAAATACAGCCAGTCAGTTTCCTCGAGCTTCCAGAACCAGAATCCTCTGATATTAGTGGAGGATTACCCAACTTTAATCATCCAAGTGACCATTTACCAATTGGTGCTGAGTTTGTGATATCCTGGGAATAA
- the LOC126793206 gene encoding carbon catabolite repressor protein 4 homolog 6 isoform X2 — protein sequence MKLHFDANFSIQKGKYNEDSKAASISIVASSTAGIVARLVSMRGNQNRRPSLPSQNGHVPPINTPTRRVALTPTERPPSDSISTDQDQNGSLHSQNAIEAIARNQTWWMNHQFAALQNTLLNDSPPPSAVIHAGPSGAATTPFTPSAGPQVLCQFGSFGQNPPPSPFTPFNHRTPPQTHIARFPPNLQFVTPPQQYGYPPPNYAYPPPPPQHVPNLELPRFNGQDVERYLRVNHIPASVWMTSYEVHHPNPTWADFTETQHAFNPHQPYPFPYSSPNRNTTWSFPPVSSTANYRLSNPNTNPSTTYRPNRTFPATEQRDRHARSLCIHCAEPYSSNHVCKQPVQCVNEPNPFISSRSVSTQSPMKPPRFVSVPDSGISSLSKPDDGAKFSLVSYNILAQAYVRSNFPHSPSACLNWKARSQAILSVLKNLGADFLCLQEVDEYESFYKRNMESSGYSSTYIQRRGKRHDGCGIFYKHNMAELVMEDFIDYNDLVDSIQGRKVLGVDIKYDEEASANKNGSNKNDRGDPNDPCIRLKRDCVGLIAAFKFKGPSQNVVILANTHIYWDPDWEDVKLAQAKYLISRLSQFKKLISDKFGCTPLLLIAGDFNSTPGDKVYQYLISGNCSSSPTLDVLEDLPIPLCSVYASTRGEPPFTNYTPGFTGTLDYIFFSPSDQIQPVSFLELPEPESSDISGGLPNFNHPSDHLPIGAEFVISWE from the exons ATGAAGCTGCATTTTGATGCTAACTTTTCAATACAAAAGGGTAAATACAACGAGGACTCAAAAGCCGCGTCCATTAG TATTGTAGCCTCATCAACCGCCGGTATCGTCGCTCGGCTTGTTTCGATGCGTGGGAATCAGAACCGTCGCCCTTCCCTCCCTTCCCAAAATGGACACGTTCCACCCATCAACACCCCCACCCGACGAGTCGCACTCACACCAACTGAGCGACCCCCATCtgattccatctccaccgaccAAGACCAGAATGGCTCCCTTCATTCTCAGAACGCCATCGAGGCCATCGCCCGGAATCAAACGTGGTGGATGAACCACCAATTTGCAGCCCTGCAAAACACTCTGCTGAACGACTCTCCTCCACCGTCCGCAGTGATCCACGCCGGACCCTCGGGTGCTGCTACTACTCCATTCACACCATCAGCTGGGCCACAAGTACTATGTCAATTTGGGTCTTTCGGTCAAAACCCGCCGCCATCTCCTTTTACTCCCTTCAATCACCGCACTCCACCACAAACCCATATTGCTAGGTTCCCTCCAAATCTGCAATTTGTCACCCCACCACAGCAGTATGGCTACCCACCGCCCAATTATGCTtacccaccaccaccaccgcaaCATGTTCCCAACTTGGAATTGCCTCGGTTTAACGGCCAAGATGTCGAGAGGTATCTCCGTGTCAATCATATCCCTGCATCAGTTTGGATGACTTCTTACGAGGTTCACCACCCCAATCCCACTTGGGCTGACTTCACAGAGACACAACATGCTTTTAATCCTCACCAGCCTTACCCCTTTCCTTACTCATCTCCAAACCGAAACACCACTTGGTCATTCCCTCCAGTCTCCTCCACCGCCAACTACCGCCTTTCCAATCCAAACACCAACCCTTCCACCACATATCGCCCGAACCGTACCTTTCCCGCCACCGAGCAGCGTGACCGTCATGCTCGAAGCCTTTGTATCCATTGTGCTGAACCATACTCCAGCAATCATGTTTGCAAGCAACCTGTTCAATGCGTGAATGAACCAAATCCCTTCATCTCTTCAAG GAGTGTCTCTACCCAATCACCAATGAAGCCCCCAAGATTTGTTTCTGTCCCTGACAGTGGCATCTCCTCGCTGAGCAAACCTGATGATG GTGCCAAGTTTAGCCTTGTGTCTTATAACATTCTGGCTCAG GCATATGTGAGGAGTAACTTTCCACACTCTCCATCTGCTTGTCTCAA CTGGAAAGCCCGCTCGCAGGCAATTTTGAGTGTTCTTAAGAACCTTGGAGCCGATTTTCTCTGCCTacag GAAGTTGATGAGTACGAGAGCTTTTACAAACGAAATATGGAGAGCAGTGGTTATTCTAGTACTTACATTCAGAGGAGAGGGAAAAGGCACGACGGATGTGGAATTTTTTATAAGCATAACAT GGCAGAGTTGGTGATGGAGGATTTTATAGATTACAATGATCTTGTAGATTCGATTCAAGGGCGAAAGGTTCTGGGTGTTGATATAAAATATGACGAGGAAGCTAGCGCAAACAAAAATG GTTCGAATAAGAATGATCGTGGAGATCCTAATGATCCTTGTATCAGGCTAAAACGTGATTGTGTGGGACTTATAGCCGCATTCAAGTTTAAAGGTCCTTCACAAAATGTTGTTATACTGGCAAACACTCATATTTACTG GGATCCAGATTGGGAAGACGTTAAGCTTGCACAAGCTAAATACCTGATATCACGCTTGTCTCAATTTAAGAAATTGATATCAGATAAGTTTGGGTGCACCCCATTATTACTTATAGCCGGTGACTTCAATTCAACCCCAGGAGATAAG GTTTACCAGTATCTTATTTCGGGCAACTGTTCATCTTCACCAACACTTGATGTTCTTGAAGATCTGCCTATTCCTTTGTGCAGTGTCTATGCTTCTACAAGGGGTGAACCACCTTTTACGAATTACACCCCTGGCTTCACAGGCACATTGGATTATATATTCTTTTCCCCTAGTGACCAAATACAGCCAGTCAGTTTCCTCGAGCTTCCAGAACCAGAATCCTCTGATATTAGTGGAGGATTACCCAACTTTAATCATCCAAGTGACCATTTACCAATTGGTGCTGAGTTTGTGATATCCTGGGAATAA